In Actinoplanes sp. NBC_00393, a single genomic region encodes these proteins:
- the murJ gene encoding murein biosynthesis integral membrane protein MurJ — protein MNGGLYRSTHAAPDGQPPHQDGVTVVSVDAQVPGGDQALPPENLPAGKNDTNTTGQSAIMAVGSLVSRVIGFVRNALIGMALGAGVGNAYTSAQFLPNQIYELLLGGILSSVLVPLLARRRKADSDGGQEFTQKLLTFAVTALGIATLLVVAAAPLITAIQAGRENTPAYRDLVTSFAYLILPIIFFTGLSALIGAVLNVRGHFAAPMWAPILNNLVIIATCGVFLLVFGTDEGLSPETVTAAQIALIGGGTLLGIVVQSIGLLPALRKVGFRWKWRWDPRALGLREIGSLAGWMLLYVAANQVAVFVVVRILNQVADKGDASVLAFNNVFLLTMMAHGIVGVSVMTALLPKMSAAASDGRYAEVSADLSRGIKLTSAALAPIAVVYAVLGTPIAVVLFQGGNYSNDAALDTGVVLTVAAFAVLPLSISYLCTYAFYSLQGNRTVALINLPVVAVRIGAYFLLAAVLDETLSAAGMTAANALSYLVSALISLAVLRRRIGRLNLGTVLMSLIKVALAAAIAAGLGFLVLKLLPGTGQPDGKVEALVQVIVGGAVILVAYLAAALALRVHEISQVVGMVRRKLGR, from the coding sequence GTGAACGGCGGTCTCTACCGCAGCACGCACGCGGCACCTGACGGTCAGCCGCCGCACCAGGACGGCGTGACCGTGGTCTCGGTGGACGCCCAGGTGCCCGGCGGCGACCAGGCGCTGCCCCCCGAGAACCTGCCGGCCGGTAAGAACGACACGAACACCACCGGGCAGAGCGCGATCATGGCGGTCGGCAGCCTGGTGAGCCGGGTGATCGGCTTCGTCCGGAACGCGCTGATCGGCATGGCTCTCGGCGCGGGCGTCGGCAACGCCTACACGAGCGCCCAGTTCCTCCCGAACCAGATCTATGAGCTGCTGCTCGGCGGCATCCTCTCCAGCGTGCTGGTTCCGCTGCTGGCCCGCCGGCGCAAGGCGGACAGTGACGGCGGCCAGGAGTTCACCCAGAAGCTGCTCACCTTCGCGGTCACCGCGCTCGGGATCGCCACCCTCCTGGTGGTGGCGGCCGCCCCGCTGATCACCGCGATCCAGGCCGGCAGGGAGAACACCCCGGCCTACCGGGACCTGGTCACCAGCTTCGCGTACCTGATCCTGCCGATCATCTTCTTCACCGGCCTCTCCGCGCTGATCGGCGCGGTGCTCAACGTCCGCGGGCACTTCGCCGCGCCGATGTGGGCGCCGATCCTGAACAACCTGGTCATCATCGCGACCTGCGGTGTCTTCCTGCTGGTCTTCGGCACCGACGAGGGCCTGAGCCCGGAGACGGTCACCGCCGCTCAGATCGCCCTGATCGGCGGCGGCACCCTGCTCGGCATCGTCGTGCAGTCGATCGGCCTGCTGCCCGCGCTGCGCAAGGTCGGCTTCCGGTGGAAGTGGCGGTGGGACCCGCGCGCGCTCGGCCTGCGCGAGATCGGCAGCCTGGCCGGCTGGATGCTGCTCTACGTGGCGGCGAACCAAGTCGCCGTCTTCGTCGTGGTCCGCATCCTCAACCAGGTGGCCGACAAGGGCGACGCCAGCGTGCTGGCCTTCAACAACGTCTTCCTGCTGACCATGATGGCGCACGGCATCGTCGGCGTGTCGGTGATGACCGCGCTGCTGCCGAAGATGAGCGCGGCCGCCTCCGATGGCCGGTACGCCGAGGTCAGCGCCGATCTGAGCCGGGGCATCAAGCTCACCTCCGCGGCGCTCGCCCCGATCGCCGTGGTGTACGCGGTGCTCGGCACGCCGATCGCCGTCGTGCTGTTCCAGGGCGGTAACTACAGCAACGACGCCGCCCTGGACACCGGTGTGGTCCTGACGGTGGCCGCGTTCGCCGTGCTCCCCCTGTCGATCAGCTACCTCTGCACGTACGCCTTCTACTCCCTGCAGGGCAACCGGACGGTCGCGCTGATCAACCTGCCGGTGGTGGCGGTCCGGATCGGGGCGTACTTCCTGCTCGCCGCGGTGCTGGACGAGACCCTCTCGGCAGCCGGTATGACCGCCGCGAACGCGCTGTCGTACCTGGTCTCGGCCTTGATCTCGCTGGCTGTGCTGCGGCGCCGGATCGGCCGGCTGAACCTGGGCACGGTGCTGATGTCGCTGATCAAGGTGGCGTTGGCCGCCGCGATCGCCGCCGGGCTCGGTTTCCTGGTGCTGAAGCTGCTGCCCGGAACCGGTCAGCCGGACGGCAAGGTCGAGGCCCTGGTCCAGGTGATCGTCGGCGGCGCGGTGATTCTCGTCGCCTACCTGGCCGCCGCGCTCGCCCTGCGTGTCCACGAGATCAGCCAGGTGGTCGGGATGGTACGCCGCAAACTCGGCCGCTGA
- a CDS encoding protein kinase family protein, translating into MTQVGEGHETAADEAGPVLTFGAPTVGEILAERYQLEQHVNNDSAGRQVWRGIDVVLRRPVAVVLRHPGGNSATEMLQAAVAASRVIHPNLVGVYDAIDEEDRAYVVREWVDGESLRDMVGAEGPLDPSRAIAIAHAVADALTAVHATGMVHGNVHAGSTLIADDGRVVLADARADEADSFESDIRAVGGVLYFALTGHWPHAEVGDSALPDANRDSSGNPAAPRQVRAGVPAYLDDLTMDLLDGRVAAPAADALTAELGRLDAASEDEEFEDVGPLRFVQSSSASTEQIRSTPKILIGVGALVVIAIIGLVFGIRAISNSTQPNTQATAPVNAGAGQGPGDNVQTPAPDPTKLPLDADMVRIVDPPDGQRKDSDQAPNVVDGDAETAWETSRYNTSDFGGLKDGMGVLISLDTARNLSEVSVSTSAPGVTMDVRVGSRDPGDNSKGDEKLLKEFTPLNDEVQNKNEGTNFRFTGFDPNQKYQYVLVFLTGLPRADDGDRFKIAVNEIELYGY; encoded by the coding sequence GTGACCCAGGTCGGCGAAGGCCACGAGACCGCGGCCGACGAGGCCGGACCGGTCTTGACCTTCGGTGCGCCCACCGTCGGTGAGATCCTGGCCGAGCGTTACCAGCTGGAGCAGCACGTCAACAACGACAGTGCGGGCCGGCAGGTCTGGCGGGGCATCGACGTGGTGCTGCGCCGCCCGGTCGCCGTCGTGCTCCGGCACCCCGGCGGTAATTCGGCCACCGAGATGCTGCAGGCCGCGGTCGCCGCGAGCCGCGTCATCCACCCCAACCTGGTCGGCGTCTACGACGCGATCGACGAGGAGGACCGGGCCTACGTGGTCCGCGAGTGGGTGGACGGCGAGTCGCTGCGTGACATGGTCGGCGCGGAGGGCCCGCTGGATCCGTCCCGCGCGATCGCGATCGCGCACGCCGTGGCCGACGCGCTGACCGCGGTGCACGCCACCGGCATGGTGCACGGCAACGTGCACGCGGGCAGCACCCTGATCGCCGACGACGGCCGGGTCGTGCTCGCCGACGCCCGGGCCGACGAGGCGGACAGCTTCGAGTCGGACATCCGCGCCGTCGGTGGCGTCCTCTACTTCGCGCTCACCGGCCACTGGCCGCACGCCGAGGTGGGCGACTCCGCCCTGCCCGATGCGAATCGTGACAGTTCCGGCAACCCGGCTGCGCCTCGGCAGGTCCGGGCCGGTGTCCCGGCGTACCTCGACGATCTCACCATGGACCTGCTGGACGGCCGCGTGGCCGCTCCGGCCGCCGACGCGCTCACCGCGGAGCTGGGCCGGCTCGACGCCGCGTCCGAGGACGAGGAGTTCGAGGACGTCGGGCCGCTGCGGTTCGTGCAGAGCTCGTCGGCCTCGACCGAGCAGATCCGCAGCACACCCAAGATCCTCATCGGGGTCGGCGCGCTGGTGGTGATCGCGATCATCGGCCTGGTCTTCGGGATCCGCGCGATCAGCAACTCCACCCAGCCGAACACCCAGGCCACCGCGCCGGTCAACGCGGGCGCCGGTCAGGGCCCGGGCGACAACGTGCAGACCCCCGCGCCGGACCCGACGAAACTCCCGCTCGACGCCGACATGGTCCGCATCGTCGACCCTCCGGACGGCCAGCGCAAGGACAGCGACCAGGCGCCGAACGTGGTGGACGGCGACGCTGAGACCGCGTGGGAGACCTCGCGCTACAACACCTCGGACTTCGGTGGGCTCAAGGACGGCATGGGCGTCCTGATCTCGCTGGACACCGCCCGCAACCTCTCCGAGGTCAGCGTCTCGACCTCGGCGCCGGGCGTGACGATGGACGTCCGGGTCGGCAGCCGCGATCCCGGCGACAACTCGAAGGGCGACGAGAAGCTCCTCAAGGAGTTCACGCCGCTCAACGACGAGGTGCAGAACAAGAACGAGGGCACCAACTTCCGGTTCACCGGCTTCGACCCGAACCAGAAGTACCAGTACGTGCTCGTGTTCCTGACCGGCCTGCCGCGCGCCGACGACGGTGACCGCTTCAAGATCGCCGTAAACGAGATCGAGCTGTACGGATACTGA
- the sigM gene encoding RNA polymerase sigma factor SigM, which yields MTFRDVSAGAPGAGDSAPTDAELIRAHVDGDPEAFAELVRRHRDRLWAVALRTVGDREEAADAVQDALLNAHRNAARFRGDSAVTTWLHRIVVNACLDRIRRRQAHPTVPLPDGSHPDDRPTGPEPAAPAPDQDTVLVVRDALAALPVEQRAAIVLVDVQGYPVAEAAEMLGVAEGTVKSRCARGRARMATTLGFLRGRDGNHTGRGNVPSGSAAVAPLPNGHDRRDQR from the coding sequence GTGACTTTCCGGGACGTTTCAGCCGGCGCGCCCGGTGCGGGGGATTCCGCGCCGACCGACGCCGAGCTGATCCGTGCCCACGTCGACGGCGATCCCGAGGCCTTCGCCGAGCTGGTCCGCCGGCATCGGGACCGGCTCTGGGCGGTTGCGTTGCGGACCGTGGGCGACCGCGAGGAGGCCGCCGACGCCGTCCAGGACGCCCTGCTGAACGCGCATCGCAACGCCGCCCGGTTCCGCGGCGACTCGGCGGTCACCACCTGGCTGCACCGGATCGTGGTGAACGCCTGCCTGGACCGGATCCGGCGGCGTCAGGCACACCCCACCGTGCCGCTGCCGGACGGCAGCCACCCGGACGACCGGCCCACCGGCCCCGAGCCGGCCGCGCCGGCACCCGACCAGGACACCGTTCTGGTGGTCCGCGACGCGCTGGCCGCCCTGCCCGTCGAGCAGCGCGCCGCGATCGTTCTGGTGGACGTCCAGGGTTATCCGGTGGCCGAGGCAGCCGAGATGCTCGGCGTGGCCGAGGGCACGGTGAAGAGCCGCTGCGCCCGCGGCCGGGCCCGGATGGCCACCACTCTCGGCTTTCTGCGCGGCCGGGACGGGAACCATACGGGTCGTGGGAACGTCCCATCCGGGTCGGCAGCGGTTGCTCCGCTGCCCAACGGACACGATCGGAGGGACCAGCGGTGA
- the trxA gene encoding thioredoxin, whose product MGANKVVTDATFDTDVLKSDKLVLVDFWAEWCVPCKKVDPLLAEIAGELGDKVEIVKVNIDENPQTALAYQVMTVPTLTLFKDGERVNSVHGAKPKSFLVNFIESAL is encoded by the coding sequence GTGGGAGCAAACAAGGTGGTCACCGACGCCACCTTCGACACTGACGTGCTGAAGTCCGACAAGCTGGTTCTGGTGGACTTCTGGGCCGAGTGGTGCGTGCCCTGCAAGAAGGTCGACCCGCTGCTGGCCGAGATCGCCGGCGAGCTGGGCGACAAGGTGGAGATCGTCAAGGTCAACATCGACGAGAATCCGCAGACCGCCCTGGCCTACCAGGTGATGACCGTCCCGACGCTGACGCTGTTCAAGGACGGCGAGCGGGTCAACTCGGTGCACGGCGCGAAGCCGAAGAGCTTCCTGGTCAACTTCATCGAGTCGGCGCTCTGA
- the trxB gene encoding thioredoxin-disulfide reductase: MDEVRNLIIIGSGPSGYTAALYAARANLKPLVIEGVQSGGALMTTTEVENFPGHRDGIMGPELMDNMRAQAERFGAEFLTDDVTRVELGDKPTEPGTEGLKTVWVGEQQFFARAVILATGSAWRPIGVPGEQELLGHGVSSCATCDGFFFRNQHIVVVGGGDSAMEEATFLTRFAETVTIVHRRDTFRASKVMQKRAFDNPKIKVEWNSVVEEILGADGKVSGVRLRNVQSGETKELDVTGVFVAIGHDPRSELFKGQIELDDEGYVKVDSPSTRTNVPGVFAAGDLVDHTYRQAITASGTGCAAALDAERFIASFVEL; this comes from the coding sequence GTGGACGAAGTCCGCAATCTGATCATCATCGGTTCCGGACCGTCCGGATACACGGCGGCTTTGTATGCGGCTCGAGCGAACCTGAAGCCCCTGGTGATCGAGGGCGTCCAGTCCGGCGGCGCGCTGATGACGACCACCGAGGTGGAGAACTTCCCGGGCCACCGGGACGGCATCATGGGTCCCGAGCTGATGGACAACATGCGTGCCCAGGCGGAGCGGTTCGGCGCCGAGTTCCTGACCGACGACGTCACCCGGGTCGAGCTGGGCGACAAGCCGACCGAGCCGGGCACCGAGGGTCTCAAGACCGTCTGGGTCGGTGAGCAGCAGTTCTTCGCCCGCGCCGTGATCCTGGCCACCGGTTCCGCGTGGCGGCCGATCGGTGTCCCCGGTGAGCAGGAGCTGCTCGGCCACGGCGTCTCGTCGTGTGCCACCTGTGACGGGTTCTTCTTCCGCAACCAGCACATCGTGGTGGTCGGCGGCGGCGACTCGGCGATGGAGGAGGCCACCTTCCTCACCCGCTTCGCCGAGACGGTGACGATCGTGCACCGTCGCGACACCTTCCGGGCCAGCAAGGTCATGCAGAAGCGGGCCTTCGACAACCCGAAGATCAAGGTCGAGTGGAACTCGGTGGTCGAGGAGATCCTCGGCGCCGACGGCAAGGTCTCCGGTGTCCGGTTGCGCAACGTGCAGTCCGGCGAGACCAAGGAGCTGGACGTCACCGGCGTGTTCGTGGCGATCGGCCACGACCCGCGCAGCGAGCTCTTCAAGGGCCAGATCGAGCTGGACGACGAGGGCTACGTGAAGGTCGACTCGCCCAGCACCCGGACCAACGTCCCCGGCGTGTTCGCCGCGGGTGACCTGGTCGACCACACGTACCGGCAGGCCATCACCGCCTCCGGCACCGGCTGTGCAGCGGCGCTGGACGCCGAGCGCTTCATCGCTTCATTCGTAGAGCTGTAA